The genomic window TAGTGGCTTGGTTTATACCATCATCCGCCCTGGTGGTCTGCAATCAGGACCTGCTACCGGCAACGGTTTGTTGACCGAAGATCCTGCGGTGGCAGGCAGCATTTACCGGGCCGATGTCGCCCAGTTAGTTTGCCAGTGCCTCACCTCAGAACGGGCCAACAACAAAGTTCTCTCAGCCGTTGATCGACAGATGCTCTATGGCCAACCGGTCTTTGAGGAATTTCAGTTGAGTTAGGCCCGTGTGGGGAGTGGTTTTAGGTTTTCACTGCACACTGATACACTAATTTTGCAGCCTGCAAACTGGCTTCCCGAAGCTTTTGTGATCTCCCAACCTTTTCCAATCAATTAGGCTATGTCTGAACCTTTTTCAACTGAAATTAGTCAACGCATCTGCGCGCACATGAATCAGGACCATACAGATGCCATCGCCCTTTACGCCAAAACCTTTGGTGGGGCACCAGAAGTGACAGTTGCAGAAATGGTTTCCATTGATGCTCAAGGTATGAACTTGATGACTGAACTCAAGGGCGCTGTCGTCCCCCTGCGCATTAACTTTGACCATGTGCTCAAAGATGCTGAGGATGCTCACCACACCCTGATCGCAATGCTGAAGCAGGCACAAACCCAGCTTCGCTAGTTCAGTAGACGTTTAAGGTAGCTCTGAGGCAGCTCTAAAGGCAGCAAAAAGTTGAGATCGCTGAGGTATCCCAAGCCAGGTATCGCTAAGCTGGGAAGTAAGGATTGAGAGGTGTACGATGACCGTAAACTGTGCTGAAGCTTGCGTCAACGGCTGTATTTTGGGAGAGAAGTGCCCTCACCGCGAGCATGTTGCAGCCGCCTCGAAGTTTCTGCAGGAAACTTCCATGGACGAAATTTTAGAGATCGCTCAAAAGAGCGTTGAGAAAAAGTTTACTCAAGCGATGAGTCAAGAAGCCGAGAAATACTTTTCTGATCAGTAGATTCAATAGCTAGGCCAGTCGCTAGCTAGTCTGTCGCTAATCAGTTACTAGTTCACTAGGGCTTGCAGGTGCTGCGAGCCCTAGAGTTCAACCTACACCTGGCTTAGTAAACGAGGCTCTTTCGTAAGAATTGCTTCTCCTTTAGTGAGCCGATCGTCACGATCATTGGCTGGACGTCTAGAGCTGATTAGGTCTAGACCTCGGCCATCTTTGAACAAGACTGTCTTACGAATTGCATTGGCTGGAGTTTTGTAGACCGAGCCTAAGCTGGCGTATTGATAAGGCCTCTGGCGGTAGTGATGCCAGAAGATAGAGGCCGCACGACTGCAAAGAATAGTCGAGTCGCTTAGGTCAAGGCTGGCATCTGACTCCACTAAGACCACAGCTTCAAACCCGTGGGGAGAGCCATCCTGGATCCAACAGCGAACCAAATGACCAATTGGAGCTTTTTTGCGAGTAAATGAATTGAAGATTTGCTTAAACAACTTCAATATTCTCAACATAAACCTACGTTTCCTCAGGTCCTTACTGCTCCTACTTTGTAGTTTGCATGCTGTTGAAGGATCTGCGGGGAGGTCTTAGCTTTATTTCATGCTTTCGCTTTAGATTTCTCAACATTACACCAGCACTGTCGGCTGCATCAGTGTGTGCTGTCTAACTCAGCAGCTTTAAATTTCGGCAATTTATCCAGGTTCTACAGGGCTTACAAGCAGTTGACTTCAGTCTAGAGGGATACGCTTTGACTTTCTTAAGAGCTTGCGCAACCTCAAGCTGCTAAACACTGCTTAACATTCCGCTTCTTAATATTACTTAAACAATAGCTCCCTCCCACAGCTCTCTCGAAACGTTTTGAGAAAGCCTTGGAAGAGAGCTGTCCGGAGACTATTGCAGGTTTCGGGCTGGGCTCAGTTAGCGTCAGCCTGACTAGCTGCCGCAACCTCAGGTCTGGGCTTACGCTCAAAGACTTGAAGGTTGGGCTCTAAAAGGATAAATCCTTTAGGCGTATTGGGTCCCATCTGGCCTGCAATTGAGGCGATCCACTCTGGATACTCAGCCTTGGCTTTCTCTAGCTTGTTGAACATCCTGGGCCGCATTTTGATCGTGATTTCTTTGCCCCCCACCTCCACCTGGATCTGCTTCCAACCGTTTTCTACGGTTTTGAAATTTTCGGGAAACTGGCTGATTTTAACGGTCAGCTCCATCCTGCCTGGAATTGTCATGCGCTCCTCCTCTAGTCCTGCTGCGTTTTTTCAGGCTTTACCTCTCACACTGGTTTTGCTGGGCTGTTTTGCTGTGAATCGCTAGCCTCGTCTGTATTCAAGCCATCACTGTCCTATTAAGCCATAGCTGCTGTTATGACTAAATAGCCAAGGCCAAGCTGACGGGCCTCAGTCGGGCGAAACTGGAGCTAAGTCACGTCGCTGGCGTAACCAGAGCACAGCAGCTATCGCTAGGGCATTCATTGGAATACCTGCGTAGTTCACCATATCCCAACCGAAGTCGTACAGCAGCCTTCCCGATAGAAACGTGGCGAAGGCAACGAACCCGAACATCAAAAAGTCGTGCATGGCTTGGCTCTTTGCCCGCTCAGCAGGAGCATAGGCTTCAGTTAATAGAGTGGTGGAACCGACAAACATGAAGTTCCAACCAATGCCTAACAGCAGCAGGGCAGCCCAGAACTCGAGAAAACCGGTGCCAAGCAGGTTGATAGCAATACAAAATGCATTCAGTACGCCGCCACACAGAATGATGTTGAGTACACCAAACCGAGCAATTAGAAAACCGGTCACGAACGATGGTGCAAACATGCCCAGCACATGC from Leptolyngbya sp. FACHB-261 includes these protein-coding regions:
- a CDS encoding DUF2470 domain-containing protein; the protein is MSEPFSTEISQRICAHMNQDHTDAIALYAKTFGGAPEVTVAEMVSIDAQGMNLMTELKGAVVPLRINFDHVLKDAEDAHHTLIAMLKQAQTQLR
- a CDS encoding fertility inhibition FinO-like protein, which codes for MTIPGRMELTVKISQFPENFKTVENGWKQIQVEVGGKEITIKMRPRMFNKLEKAKAEYPEWIASIAGQMGPNTPKGFILLEPNLQVFERKPRPEVAAASQADAN